One window of Phycisphaeraceae bacterium genomic DNA carries:
- a CDS encoding alpha/beta hydrolase fold domain-containing protein — protein MNRFLLSAYSAATLCSAAIAQLPTFNEVVFATVQRDNGTAMQLHIDIYWNNNIAPGSPSPCVVWIHGGAWIGGTHNNVPAGAKALLQSGFVVASVEYRLSSDAIFPAQILDVKGAIRFLKRNSATFRIDPARIATWGSSAGGHLSALALTSNNVFELEGFVGGTGPFATIRTAVDYFGPTDLLNMNPDVVTPPGSTTDHDAPSSGESLLIGFGQPGEGVGVLRANQNNPASPFPEKMRLITLANPISHVNARDRRIFIAHGTVDTSVPIKQSQKLFDSLSAANASPTFLPVPGAGHGDLGAQTDQAAREFLIAELTRCFQDMNRDGIVDDGDFVRFAFSYDALLDVGGDFNGDGVTDDDDFVLFVSAYDKLGCN, from the coding sequence ATGAATCGTTTTCTGCTTTCCGCTTACTCTGCCGCCACGCTCTGTTCAGCTGCAATCGCACAGCTTCCCACCTTCAACGAAGTCGTGTTCGCCACCGTTCAGCGTGACAATGGAACGGCGATGCAGCTTCACATCGATATCTATTGGAACAACAACATCGCTCCGGGTTCGCCCTCGCCGTGCGTCGTCTGGATTCACGGCGGCGCGTGGATCGGCGGCACGCACAACAATGTTCCTGCCGGTGCGAAAGCTCTCCTTCAGAGCGGCTTCGTCGTTGCCAGTGTCGAATACCGCCTGAGTTCCGACGCGATTTTTCCGGCGCAAATACTCGACGTGAAGGGAGCGATCCGATTTCTCAAGCGCAATTCGGCAACATTCCGCATCGATCCCGCTCGGATCGCGACCTGGGGCAGCAGCGCGGGCGGGCATCTCTCGGCGCTCGCGCTCACAAGCAACAACGTGTTCGAACTCGAAGGATTTGTCGGCGGCACCGGCCCGTTTGCAACGATCCGCACCGCCGTGGATTACTTCGGGCCCACCGATCTGTTGAACATGAATCCGGATGTCGTCACGCCCCCGGGTTCGACGACGGATCACGACGCGCCGAGTTCCGGAGAGTCTCTACTCATCGGTTTCGGCCAGCCCGGCGAGGGCGTCGGCGTGCTCCGGGCGAATCAGAACAATCCCGCCTCACCTTTCCCGGAGAAGATGCGTCTCATCACGCTGGCAAATCCCATCTCGCACGTGAATGCGCGCGATCGACGCATCTTCATCGCCCACGGCACGGTCGATACTTCCGTCCCGATCAAGCAGAGCCAGAAACTCTTTGACTCGCTTTCCGCGGCAAACGCATCGCCAACGTTTCTTCCCGTTCCGGGGGCGGGTCATGGCGACCTCGGCGCGCAGACCGACCAGGCGGCACGCGAATTCCTCATCGCCGAGCTCACTCGCTGCTTTCAAGACATGAATCGCGACGGCATCGTCGATGACGGCGACTTCGTGCGATTCGCGTTCAGCTACGACGCATTGCTGGACGTCGGAGGAGATTTCAACGGCGACGGTGTTACCGACGACGACGATTTCGTTCTCTTTGTCTCGGCGTACGACAAGCTCGGCTGCAATTGA
- the accC gene encoding acetyl-CoA carboxylase biotin carboxylase subunit, giving the protein MFKRVLIANRGEIALRIMRACREMGVEAICVYSTADKDAPYLKLADRAICIGPGPAKESYLNISRILSAAEIADVDAIHPGYGFLSERPDFSQACRDCKIEFIGPSPEAMQALGDKVDCKKTAKANGVPVFPGSPEAIEDEEEAVRIANEIGFPVIIKASAGGGGRGMKVCHNEVSLRSMLRVASQEAAAAFGNGAVFIEKYLERARHVEIQMLGDKHGNAVYLWERDCSLQRRHQKVIEEAPAPNVDRAKLQKVAESAAKMIKSVKYAGAATCEFLLDDKGDFYMLEVNTRVQVEHPVTELITGVDIVKMSIAIAAGEKIPFKQSDIKINGHAIECRICAEDPAQGFRPSAGKIAQWEPPGGPGVRMDTHVVSGYVVPPNYDSMVAKLIVHAESREKALDRTARALREFTVGPIKTTIPLHQRLVENTDFRQGGVDIHYLERLLK; this is encoded by the coding sequence ATGTTCAAACGAGTACTCATTGCCAATCGAGGAGAAATCGCTCTCCGCATCATGCGCGCCTGCCGCGAGATGGGTGTCGAGGCCATCTGCGTCTATTCCACCGCGGACAAGGATGCGCCGTACCTCAAACTCGCCGATCGTGCGATCTGCATCGGCCCCGGCCCCGCGAAGGAAAGCTATCTCAACATCTCACGCATCCTGAGCGCAGCGGAGATCGCGGACGTCGACGCGATTCATCCCGGATACGGATTCCTGTCCGAGCGACCCGATTTCAGCCAGGCGTGCCGGGATTGCAAGATCGAGTTCATCGGGCCGAGCCCCGAAGCGATGCAGGCGCTCGGCGACAAGGTCGATTGCAAAAAGACGGCAAAGGCTAACGGTGTTCCGGTGTTCCCGGGCTCGCCGGAGGCGATCGAAGACGAAGAAGAAGCGGTCCGCATTGCAAACGAGATCGGTTTCCCGGTGATCATCAAGGCATCCGCCGGCGGCGGCGGGCGCGGCATGAAGGTTTGCCACAACGAGGTCTCGCTCCGTTCGATGCTGCGGGTCGCGAGCCAGGAAGCCGCCGCGGCATTCGGCAACGGCGCCGTCTTCATCGAGAAATATCTCGAAAGAGCACGCCACGTCGAGATCCAGATGCTCGGCGACAAGCACGGCAACGCCGTGTATCTCTGGGAGCGCGATTGCTCGCTTCAGCGCCGGCACCAGAAAGTGATCGAGGAAGCGCCGGCGCCGAATGTCGATCGCGCCAAGCTCCAGAAAGTGGCCGAGTCCGCCGCGAAGATGATCAAGAGCGTGAAATACGCCGGCGCCGCGACCTGCGAGTTTCTGCTCGATGACAAGGGCGACTTCTACATGCTGGAGGTCAACACCCGCGTGCAGGTCGAACACCCGGTGACGGAGTTGATCACCGGTGTGGACATCGTCAAGATGTCGATCGCGATCGCCGCGGGCGAGAAGATTCCGTTCAAGCAGAGCGATATAAAGATCAACGGCCACGCGATCGAGTGCCGCATCTGCGCCGAAGACCCGGCGCAGGGTTTCCGGCCGAGCGCCGGGAAGATCGCGCAGTGGGAGCCACCGGGCGGCCCCGGCGTGCGCATGGATACGCACGTGGTGAGCGGGTATGTCGTTCCGCCCAATTATGACAGCATGGTCGCAAAGCTCATCGTGCACGCGGAGTCGCGCGAAAAGGCGCTCGACCGAACCGCTCGCGCACTCCGCGAGTTCACGGTCGGCCCGATCAAAACGACGATCCCGCTGCACCAGCGCCTCGTCGAGAACACCGATTTCCGCCAGGGCGGCGTCGATATCCACTATCTCGAGCGTCTGCTGAAGTGA
- the accB gene encoding acetyl-CoA carboxylase biotin carboxyl carrier protein, whose protein sequence is MIDPNKLKDLIKLMVDNDLTEIDLQDDKETVTIRRGQPPVASVPMMYAPHAPAAAASAPSAPVASSASAPAPAISSDAGLIAIESPMVGTFYSAANPDSAPFVTAGAKVSPATVVCLIEAMKVFNEIKAEKGGTIERVLVKSGEAVEFGQKLFLVRPA, encoded by the coding sequence ATGATTGACCCCAACAAGCTCAAGGATCTGATCAAGCTCATGGTCGACAACGACCTGACGGAGATCGATCTTCAGGATGACAAGGAAACGGTGACGATTCGCCGCGGGCAACCTCCGGTCGCTTCCGTGCCGATGATGTACGCGCCGCACGCACCCGCAGCGGCCGCCTCAGCGCCCTCCGCTCCGGTGGCATCATCCGCGAGTGCACCCGCACCGGCGATATCGAGTGACGCCGGGCTCATCGCGATCGAATCGCCGATGGTCGGGACGTTTTATTCCGCCGCCAACCCGGATTCGGCGCCGTTCGTCACCGCCGGCGCAAAGGTGTCGCCCGCCACCGTCGTTTGCCTCATCGAAGCGATGAAGGTCTTCAACGAGATCAAAGCGGAAAAAGGCGGGACCATCGAGCGTGTGCTCGTCAAGAGCGGCGAAGCCGTCGAGTTCGGGCAGAAGCTTTTCCTTGTGCGTCCGGCCTGA
- a CDS encoding aminopeptidase P family protein, with amino-acid sequence MSIFPPQALAGKRPGPSKPTRAKQATIPGQEEAQGGFFGKRMKRLREAMGGLELSHLLVTNPLDVGYLTGFLGGDSYLILGPGRPVLVSDFRYQEEVSEFSELCEIVIRKRSMGEAIGELLAGENVLRVGIQAEIMTVAERDQLAKRIGTKRVAATLGLVMKMRAVKDQAEVALIRKAVKIQEDALKAVLPTLEPGLTELEVAARLEAEMKNRGSSKPSFETIVAARANGSMAHYRPGSTKLAANQPVLIDWGAIWQGYHSDMTRTFSLGKWPKQIAEVYQIVLEAHQRAAAAIAPGKSTSEIDKIARDFITDAGFGENFGHGLGHGIGLQTHEEPRLSHMLAGTKLEVGHVCTVEPGIYLPGVGGVRLENDYVVQENGSQNLCSLPMTMDWATLR; translated from the coding sequence ATGTCTATCTTCCCTCCGCAGGCCCTTGCCGGTAAACGCCCGGGCCCATCCAAACCGACCCGAGCCAAGCAAGCGACCATTCCCGGCCAGGAAGAGGCGCAGGGTGGGTTCTTCGGAAAGCGGATGAAGCGGCTCCGCGAAGCGATGGGCGGGCTCGAGCTTTCCCACCTGCTCGTCACCAATCCGCTGGATGTCGGCTACCTGACCGGATTTCTCGGGGGCGACAGCTACCTGATCTTGGGCCCGGGGCGACCGGTCCTTGTCAGCGACTTTCGCTATCAGGAAGAAGTGAGCGAATTCAGCGAGTTGTGCGAGATCGTGATCCGCAAGCGATCGATGGGCGAGGCGATCGGCGAATTGCTTGCGGGTGAGAACGTGCTGCGCGTCGGCATTCAGGCCGAGATCATGACGGTCGCGGAGCGAGATCAGCTGGCCAAGCGCATCGGAACCAAGCGCGTTGCCGCAACCCTTGGTCTTGTGATGAAGATGCGCGCCGTGAAGGATCAGGCCGAGGTCGCGCTCATCCGCAAGGCCGTAAAGATTCAGGAAGATGCGCTCAAGGCGGTCCTGCCGACTCTCGAGCCGGGCTTGACCGAACTCGAAGTGGCCGCCCGCCTCGAAGCAGAGATGAAGAACCGCGGCTCGAGCAAGCCGAGCTTCGAGACGATCGTTGCGGCTCGCGCGAACGGGAGCATGGCGCACTACCGCCCCGGCTCGACGAAGCTCGCGGCGAATCAGCCGGTGCTGATCGACTGGGGCGCGATCTGGCAGGGCTATCACAGCGACATGACCCGCACGTTTTCGCTCGGCAAGTGGCCCAAGCAAATCGCCGAGGTCTACCAGATCGTCCTCGAAGCGCACCAGCGCGCCGCCGCGGCGATCGCCCCGGGGAAATCCACTTCAGAAATCGACAAGATCGCCCGCGATTTCATCACCGACGCCGGGTTCGGCGAAAATTTCGGGCACGGCCTCGGCCACGGCATCGGGCTTCAGACGCACGAAGAGCCGCGTCTCTCGCACATGCTCGCCGGCACAAAGCTGGAGGTCGGGCACGTCTGCACGGTCGAACCGGGGATCTATCTTCCCGGCGTGGGCGGCGTGCGCCTGGAAAACGACTATGTCGTGCAGGAAAACGGATCGCAGAACCTTTGCTCGCTTCCCATGACGATGGACTGGGCAACACTTCGATGA
- a CDS encoding VWA domain-containing protein encodes MTPTLGALVVGPVQFDSPGWLAVGAVLAALSVLMAVRSIAGLGPVARWVSLGARVLLLLLLFATLAEPQLRRVGKGVAILNVLDASQSVPADLQNRVDRFLEHARELDPREDDRMGTITVGRTAIVQQLPSKTNKVVERQNVGAADATNLASGVRMALALPVDDAARRIVLATDGNETEDSLISAAEAARAAGVPIDVLPLRFRYDSEVLVDRLVAPATARQGETMSLRAVIQSTKAVSGKLVITLNGQPIDLSGNGSMLGMDIDLKPGSNVFTVPVIAPRHGAQEFRAIFEPHLSGGRPEGDTVLENNVASAVTFVSGEGRVLVISSSEKESTELVAVLNKSGIRTEEVTPEAAPRTLTEWSAFDAVVLVNQPAFNFSLAQQEELKRYVQDSGGGLVMTGGPDALGAGGWIGSPVEDALPVRLDPPQKRQLPKGALVIITHSVEMPNGVYYGKQTAIAAISALSRLDLAGLIEYNPMYSTDWAYPLREVGDGSAIKRAVNNLVFGDMPDFTPVVRLAYQGLVKANAGQKHVIIISDGDPQPPPVSLLQDYVNAKITISTVGVFPHSGMDTRKMSDMAKFTGGRHYDVNTQQALATLPQIFTKEAQTVKRPLIWEGDPFSPTIAGGVLDTLRGVKSVPPVHGYVVAADREGLSQVTLRGKENDAIGAQWQFGLGRSIVFASDVSTRWAGDWVSWPGFKSFWEQQIRWAMRPSGSPNVRVTTEVQGANARIFIDALDTKGERLNFAAFRGRIAMPDGTSQSVDIRQVGPGRYEGVVKNPPPGTSIVGLVYAAPGDNGQIEGSVQAAINRPFADEFRVLEDNFALLEQVRSITGGRLLTDDPTKNDLWSREGLKMPVALRPIWSWLALAAAAVFLVDVGVRRVRIDLLAMARALQRFVSPHKNKQSQQIDRLQAAREAARQTMASRSGEPETSSAAVKFEAEPGTRPTAPIVDVSRPAETKPAAAQQAQEKKDASEGMSALLKAKKRARDEMNE; translated from the coding sequence ATGACTCCCACGCTGGGCGCCCTGGTGGTCGGCCCTGTTCAATTCGATTCGCCGGGATGGCTCGCCGTCGGCGCCGTGCTTGCCGCGCTTTCGGTCCTGATGGCCGTTCGCAGCATCGCCGGGCTCGGCCCGGTTGCGCGGTGGGTTTCGCTCGGCGCACGCGTACTCCTGCTGCTGCTGTTGTTCGCGACGCTCGCGGAGCCGCAGCTCCGGCGCGTGGGAAAAGGCGTCGCGATTCTCAATGTTCTTGACGCGAGCCAATCGGTGCCCGCCGACCTTCAGAATCGGGTCGATCGATTCCTCGAGCACGCGCGCGAGCTCGACCCGCGCGAAGACGATCGGATGGGGACGATTACGGTCGGACGCACCGCGATTGTGCAGCAGCTTCCGAGCAAGACAAACAAAGTCGTCGAGCGTCAGAACGTGGGCGCGGCAGACGCGACGAATCTTGCTTCGGGCGTGCGGATGGCGCTCGCGCTGCCTGTCGATGACGCGGCGCGGCGAATCGTGCTCGCGACGGACGGCAACGAGACGGAAGATTCGCTGATCAGTGCCGCCGAGGCGGCCCGCGCCGCGGGCGTTCCGATCGATGTCTTGCCGTTGCGTTTCCGCTACGACAGCGAAGTGCTTGTGGACCGGCTTGTCGCGCCCGCAACGGCGCGTCAAGGCGAAACGATGAGCCTGCGCGCGGTGATCCAGTCCACCAAGGCCGTCAGCGGCAAGCTGGTCATCACACTCAACGGGCAGCCCATCGATCTTTCCGGCAACGGCTCGATGCTCGGAATGGACATCGATCTCAAACCGGGGTCGAACGTATTCACAGTTCCGGTAATCGCGCCGCGCCACGGCGCACAGGAATTTCGGGCGATCTTCGAACCGCACTTGTCCGGGGGTCGACCGGAGGGAGACACGGTCCTCGAAAACAACGTCGCCAGCGCGGTCACGTTCGTCAGCGGCGAGGGCCGCGTGCTGGTGATTTCTTCGAGCGAGAAGGAATCGACGGAACTGGTCGCGGTCCTCAACAAGTCGGGGATCCGAACGGAGGAGGTTACGCCGGAGGCCGCGCCGCGCACGCTCACCGAGTGGAGCGCGTTCGACGCGGTCGTTCTCGTCAATCAGCCCGCGTTCAATTTCAGCCTTGCCCAGCAGGAAGAACTGAAGCGTTACGTCCAAGATTCCGGCGGCGGGCTTGTCATGACCGGAGGCCCCGACGCACTCGGCGCGGGAGGCTGGATCGGATCACCGGTGGAAGATGCGCTCCCGGTCCGGCTCGATCCGCCCCAGAAACGCCAGCTTCCGAAGGGCGCGCTCGTCATCATCACGCACTCGGTCGAGATGCCCAACGGCGTCTACTACGGAAAGCAAACGGCGATCGCCGCGATCTCGGCGCTCTCGCGGCTCGACCTCGCCGGCCTCATCGAATACAACCCGATGTACAGCACGGACTGGGCGTACCCGCTGCGCGAGGTGGGCGACGGCTCGGCGATCAAGCGTGCGGTGAACAACCTTGTGTTCGGCGACATGCCCGATTTCACGCCGGTTGTGCGCCTGGCCTATCAGGGACTCGTCAAGGCCAACGCGGGCCAGAAGCATGTCATCATCATTTCGGACGGCGATCCGCAGCCGCCGCCCGTTTCTTTATTGCAGGATTACGTCAACGCCAAAATCACGATCTCGACTGTCGGCGTCTTCCCGCATTCTGGAATGGACACGCGGAAGATGTCGGACATGGCGAAGTTCACGGGCGGCCGCCACTACGACGTGAACACGCAGCAGGCGCTCGCGACGCTGCCGCAGATTTTCACGAAAGAAGCGCAGACCGTGAAGCGCCCGCTGATCTGGGAAGGCGATCCATTCTCCCCGACGATCGCGGGCGGAGTTCTTGACACGCTTCGTGGCGTGAAGTCGGTTCCTCCGGTGCACGGATATGTCGTTGCCGCGGACCGCGAGGGACTCTCGCAAGTCACGCTGCGCGGCAAAGAAAACGACGCGATCGGCGCGCAGTGGCAGTTCGGCCTCGGGCGCAGCATCGTTTTCGCGAGCGATGTCAGCACGCGCTGGGCGGGCGACTGGGTTTCGTGGCCCGGGTTCAAGAGTTTCTGGGAGCAGCAGATCCGCTGGGCGATGAGGCCGAGCGGTTCGCCCAATGTGCGCGTGACCACGGAAGTGCAGGGCGCCAATGCGCGGATCTTTATTGATGCGCTCGATACCAAGGGCGAACGGCTGAACTTTGCCGCGTTCCGCGGGCGCATCGCGATGCCCGACGGCACGAGCCAATCGGTCGATATCCGGCAGGTCGGGCCGGGGCGCTATGAGGGCGTCGTCAAGAATCCGCCGCCGGGCACCTCAATCGTCGGGCTTGTGTACGCCGCGCCCGGTGATAACGGCCAGATCGAGGGATCGGTGCAGGCCGCGATCAATCGCCCGTTCGCGGATGAATTCCGCGTGCTGGAAGACAACTTCGCTTTGCTTGAACAAGTACGGTCGATCACAGGCGGGCGGCTTCTGACAGACGACCCAACGAAGAACGATCTCTGGTCGCGCGAAGGTTTGAAGATGCCGGTGGCGCTGCGCCCGATCTGGAGTTGGCTCGCGCTCGCCGCGGCAGCAGTATTCCTGGTCGATGTCGGTGTGCGCCGAGTGCGGATCGATCTGCTCGCGATGGCGCGGGCGCTCCAGCGCTTCGTGTCTCCGCACAAGAACAAGCAGAGCCAGCAGATCGATCGGTTGCAAGCAGCACGCGAAGCGGCGCGCCAGACGATGGCGTCGCGCTCGGGAGAACCGGAAACATCAAGCGCCGCTGTCAAGTTCGAAGCGGAGCCGGGCACGAGGCCCACAGCGCCCATCGTCGATGTTTCCCGCCCCGCCGAAACCAAACCTGCCGCGGCACAGCAAGCCCAGGAAAAGAAGGACGCTTCGGAAGGAATGTCCGCGCTCCTCAAAGCCAAGAAACGCGCACGGGATGAGATGAACGAATAG
- a CDS encoding MoxR family ATPase, whose translation MSPEQVKAACENFRKTFSSLKSEIGKVVVGHSDVVEAVLISLFAGGNVLLEGVPGLGKTLLVRTLARTLTLPFSRIQFTPDLMPADVIGTNIVMEDPATGRRKFEFQRGPIFAQVVLADEINRATPKTQSALLEAMQERSVTVAGVSYKLEKPFLVLATQNPIEQEGTYPLPEAQLDRFIFKIVVGYSKLDDLITILDRTTGQDNPDASPVLDGPGILQAQDLVRGVIVAPHVKDFVARLVLATHPGTQTAAGGTDGPTNKYIRCGASPRAAQALLLGAKVKALIDGRFHASYADVKSIAALSLRHRLLMNFEAEADKVDPDAIVRQILELTPTGPEKK comes from the coding sequence ATGTCGCCTGAACAGGTCAAGGCCGCGTGCGAAAACTTTCGCAAGACCTTCTCCAGTTTGAAATCTGAGATCGGAAAAGTCGTCGTCGGACACTCCGACGTCGTCGAGGCCGTGCTCATCTCGCTCTTCGCCGGCGGCAACGTGCTGCTCGAAGGCGTGCCGGGCCTGGGAAAGACACTGCTCGTGCGCACGCTGGCGCGAACCCTGACCCTGCCGTTCAGCCGCATTCAGTTCACACCCGACCTGATGCCGGCGGACGTGATCGGCACGAACATCGTCATGGAAGACCCGGCGACAGGGCGTCGCAAGTTTGAGTTTCAGCGCGGGCCGATTTTTGCTCAGGTGGTGCTGGCGGACGAAATCAACCGCGCCACGCCGAAGACACAATCCGCGCTGCTCGAAGCGATGCAGGAGCGGAGCGTGACGGTCGCCGGCGTTTCGTACAAACTCGAGAAGCCGTTCCTCGTGCTCGCGACGCAGAACCCGATCGAGCAGGAAGGGACCTACCCGCTGCCGGAAGCCCAGCTCGACCGCTTCATCTTCAAGATCGTGGTCGGCTACAGCAAGCTCGACGACCTGATCACCATCCTCGATCGCACGACCGGGCAGGACAATCCGGATGCGAGCCCCGTGCTGGACGGGCCCGGGATTCTGCAGGCGCAGGACCTGGTGCGCGGCGTGATCGTCGCGCCGCACGTGAAGGACTTCGTCGCCCGGCTGGTGCTCGCGACGCACCCCGGAACGCAGACCGCCGCGGGCGGAACCGACGGACCGACGAACAAGTACATCCGGTGCGGCGCTTCACCCCGTGCGGCACAGGCGCTCCTGCTCGGCGCGAAAGTGAAGGCGCTGATCGACGGGCGATTCCACGCGAGCTACGCGGATGTGAAGTCGATTGCCGCGCTCTCGCTGAGACACCGGCTGCTCATGAACTTCGAAGCGGAAGCGGACAAAGTGGACCCGGACGCGATCGTGCGGCAGATCCTGGAATTGACGCCGACGGGGCCGGAGAAGAAATAA
- a CDS encoding GxxExxY protein has protein sequence MAVHSELGPGLLEKFYELAFCRELELRQIAFVRQFPIRLMYKGAPLGDQYVDLVVAGLIVIELKSVENVSDTHLAQLKSYMRSAKLPLGLIFNFNVARLKDGMYRRVLTRDTPLPSAFFKSDPLSV, from the coding sequence ATGGCGGTGCATTCTGAGCTCGGGCCAGGTCTGCTCGAGAAGTTCTATGAACTCGCCTTCTGCCGCGAGCTTGAACTACGGCAAATCGCGTTCGTCCGCCAGTTTCCAATACGCCTGATGTACAAGGGCGCGCCGCTCGGTGACCAATACGTCGATCTTGTCGTGGCTGGTCTCATCGTGATCGAGTTGAAATCTGTAGAGAATGTTTCAGACACCCACCTCGCACAACTGAAGAGCTATATGCGCTCCGCCAAGCTACCTCTCGGCCTCATCTTCAACTTCAACGTCGCAAGGCTGAAAGACGGAATGTACCGCCGAGTCTTGACGCGCGATACTCCACTTCCTTCTGCGTTCTTCAAGTCCGATCCCCTCTCCGTGTAA
- a CDS encoding DUF5076 domain-containing protein codes for MQETREIAVPNDAMADPDAHEVLRAWTDRTEYVRIAGRLYKDPATWGHLLCQIARHVARAYDLNGFNSREEVLGAIHKQFNETWEEADDGTGSLSTNGQA; via the coding sequence ATGCAGGAAACACGTGAAATCGCAGTCCCCAACGACGCAATGGCTGATCCTGACGCCCACGAAGTGCTTCGTGCCTGGACAGACCGAACGGAGTACGTGCGAATTGCAGGTCGCCTTTACAAGGATCCGGCTACCTGGGGCCATTTGTTGTGTCAGATCGCACGCCACGTGGCACGCGCATACGACCTCAATGGCTTCAATTCACGCGAAGAAGTGCTTGGCGCGATCCACAAACAGTTCAATGAAACTTGGGAGGAGGCGGATGATGGAACGGGATCGCTCTCAACAAACGGACAAGCCTGA
- a CDS encoding DUF58 domain-containing protein, whose protein sequence is MLRTSSISRPTKLEDLLSSKEIARLDPLDLASRRVFFGKLKGERRSKKRGHSVEFADHRPYVTGDDLRHIDWNIFGRLDKLFLKLFLEEEDLSLHVVLDASASSDCGEPNKFHFMQRCAMALGYVGLVNLNRVAATVMSGIDADAPDEKPKSGAQAPPAASIRALRDLRGRRRVHDLARFLCAVRPGGVLNFRTAAERIALSRRGKGVMVVFSDFFFKDGYEDGLRLLAGHGYDLILVQVLSPQELEPPIKGDLRLKDIEDADTAEVTISAPLLKRYQANLSAYCQKLREFALRRDMALLTVRSDMPVDALVADQLRRLGVLK, encoded by the coding sequence ATGCTCCGCACCTCTTCCATCTCCCGCCCCACCAAGCTCGAAGATCTTCTATCTTCCAAGGAGATCGCTCGCCTCGATCCGCTGGATCTCGCGTCCCGTCGCGTTTTCTTCGGCAAGCTCAAGGGCGAACGCCGCTCCAAGAAGCGCGGCCACTCCGTCGAGTTCGCCGATCACCGGCCGTACGTCACCGGCGACGACCTGCGACACATCGATTGGAACATCTTCGGCCGGCTCGACAAACTCTTCCTCAAGCTCTTCCTCGAGGAAGAAGACCTCTCGCTGCACGTCGTACTCGACGCGTCCGCGTCTTCCGACTGCGGCGAACCGAACAAGTTCCACTTCATGCAGCGCTGCGCGATGGCGCTCGGCTACGTCGGGCTTGTGAATCTCAATCGTGTTGCCGCGACGGTGATGTCGGGGATCGATGCGGATGCCCCCGACGAGAAGCCAAAGTCGGGCGCGCAGGCTCCGCCCGCGGCGTCCATTCGCGCGCTCAGGGACCTGCGCGGTCGCCGTCGCGTGCACGATCTCGCGCGGTTCCTGTGCGCGGTTCGGCCCGGGGGCGTGCTGAATTTCCGCACCGCCGCGGAACGCATCGCGCTCTCGCGCCGGGGCAAGGGAGTCATGGTCGTCTTCTCCGATTTCTTCTTTAAGGATGGTTACGAAGACGGCTTGCGCCTGCTCGCCGGACACGGGTACGACCTGATTCTCGTGCAGGTGCTCAGCCCGCAGGAACTCGAGCCGCCGATCAAGGGCGATCTTCGCCTCAAGGACATCGAAGATGCCGACACCGCCGAGGTCACGATCAGTGCGCCGCTCTTGAAGCGCTATCAGGCAAATCTTTCCGCGTACTGCCAGAAACTCCGCGAGTTTGCACTCCGGCGTGACATGGCTCTGCTCACGGTTCGCAGCGACATGCCGGTCGATGCGCTTGTGGCCGATCAATTGCGCCGACTGGGGGTGCTGAAATGA